From the genome of Agromyces intestinalis:
GCGCAGCGCCTGGAACACCCGCTTGGCGGGGTGCCCCTGCCGCTGCACGGCCACCGGCGTGGCATCCGTGATGATCGCGACCAGCTCGGCCGAGCGGGTGATCGGATGGTCCGCCCGAGCCCGCACGATCGCCCGCGCGTAGCGCGCGGCGAGCTTCTCCTCGCCGTAGTCGAGGAAGATCCGGCGCAGGTCGTCTTCGGACGCCTCGGCGATCACGTCGGCCGCGGTGCGCCCGCGCGAGGAGTCCATGCGCATGTCGAGCGGGGCGTCCTTGGAGTACGCGAAGCCGCGTTCGGCGCGGTCGAGCTGCAGCGAGGAGACGCCGAGGTCCATGAGCACGCCATCGACCTCGTCGTAGCCTTCCCGCCGGATCGCGCGGCCGATGCCGTCGTAGACCGTGTGCACGAAGCGGGCGCGGTCGCCGAACGGTGCGAGCCGCTCGCGGGCGATGGCGAGCGCGTCGAGATCGCGGTCCAGGCCGATGACGGTGAGCCCGGTGAACCGCTCGAGCAGCGCGCGGGCGTGACCGCCCATGCCGAGCGTCGCGTCGACGAGCACCGCGCCGTCGTGGTCGATCGCCGGTGTCAGCAGCTCGACGGTGCGCTCGAGCATGACGGGGGTGTGGATGCGTTCGATGTCCATGATCCGTTCCGGTCTTTCTGGGCCCCGGGGCCCGATCCCCATCCGTTCGTCCTGAAGCGGGGAAGTGCCTCAGGTCGACGGCTGGGAGTCGGGCCCAGGGGACTCAGAAGAGCCCCGGAATCACCTCCTCCGCCGTCTCCGCGAAGGCCGCCTCCTGCTCGGCGAGGTATGTCTGCCACGCCTGCGCATTCCAGATCTCCACCCGGCTCCCGGCGCCGATGACGGCGAGGTCGCGTTCGAGCCCCGCGTACGCGCGGAGCGTGGCGGGGATGATGACCCGGTTCTGCTTGTCGGGGGTCTCCGCGGATGCCCCTGACAGGAAGACGCGCATGTAGTCGCGCGCCTGCTTGCTCGTCACGGGGGCCTGGCGGATCTTGTCGCTCATGCTCTCGAACTCCCTCGCGCTGAACACGTAGACGCAGCGTTCCTGCCCGCGTGTGAGCACGAGACCGTTCGACAGTTCGTCCCGGAACTTCGCCGGAAGAATGACGCGGCCCTTCTCATCGAGCTTCGGCTCGTACGTCCCGAGGAACACTGCGCCACCCCCTTTCCTCCGGCCAGGGATCCAGGTAGCGCCACTTTACTCCACTCTCCTCCACTCAGCAACGACGCGGAGGATTCAGCACCACTTCCGGGGTCTCGACACCCGCGGAATCGCGCGGATTCTCGTGGGTGGATGGAAGTGGAGGGATTTCGCGCAACCGGGCGCGTCAGGCGCTGCCGCTGGCCTGCGAGCGTGCGTCACCGTCGCTGCGGATGCCCCGCACCCGCGCCCGGAACGCCGAAAACGGGCCGATCATTCGATCGACCCGTTCAGGTGGTGGGAAGTGGAGGGCTACTCGCCGCCCTCCTGGCGGCGATCCCAGCGGTCGTTCAACCGGTCCATGAAGCCGCGCTGGCCCCGCGTGCCCGACGACGACGGCGGCGGCCCGGCCGGCGATGCCCCGGCAGCGCTGCGCTTGCCCGGGGTGATGGCGATGAGCACGCCGGCGAACATGAGCGCGAACCCGATGATTCCGACGATCAACAGCTGCAGAGCGACGCCGGCGATGAGGCCGCCCACGCCGAGGAGCGCGAGCAGGATTCCGAGCACGATCGATCGATAGTTGGGGCGACCTCGCCCGCCGACGGCGGCCACGAAGTCGGCGTCATTGCGGTAGAGGTTGCGCTCCATCTCCTCGAGAAGACGTTGCTCCTGCTCTGAAAGCGGCATCTCATTCCCCTCAGGTTCGGGATCGACGCATCCTTCCCGCATTCTAGCGCCGAGGGCCGTCGCTAGGCTAGGCGGGTGGCCAACGGTTCCCGACTCGTCGACCTCGTCCAGACCCGGATCGAGGAGTTCCTCGCCGACCGTGGTTCGATTCTCGTCGACATCAGCCCCGACCTGGGTGCTCCGCTCGACTTCTCAAGGCGCTTTCTCAGCGGCGGCAAGCGATTCCGCGCACGCTTCTGCCACGCGGGGTGGCGAGCGGCGGCCGGACCCGCCGACCTCGACCCGGCACCCGTGGTGGCCGCTGCGGCCGCGCTCGAGCTCTTCCACGCCGCCGCCCTCGTGCACGACGACCTCATCGACAACTCCGACACGCGTCGCGGCGCCCCGTCCGCGCATCGGCTGTTCGAGCGGCTGCACGCCGATTCGGGCTGGAACGGCGACGCGGCCGAGTACGGCCGGGCGGCCGCGATCCTGCTGGGCGACCTGATCCTCGGCTGGAGCGACGAACTGCTCGACGAGGCCCTCTCGCTGCTCGACGACCGCACAGCCGCCCGCCTGGCCCGCGCCGAGTTCATGCGCATGCGCACCGAGGTCGCCGCCGGGCAGTACCTCGACATCCTCGAGGAGCGCGCGTGGTCGACCCGCGGCGAGCACGCCCAGCGCGAGCTCGCTGAGCGAGTCGTCGTCTACAAGTCGGCGAAGTACAGCATCGTCGCTCCCTTGCGCATCGGCGCCGCGATCGGAGGGTCCGCACCGATCGTCGCCGATGCGCTCGCCGACTTCGGCCTGCCGCTGGGCGTCGCATTCCAGCTGCGCGACGATCTACTCGGCGTCTACGGCGACCCCGCGCTCACGGGCAAGCCCGCCGGCGACGACCTCCGGGAGGGCAAGCGCACCTTGCTCGTCGCGATCGCGCGCGAGCGCCTCGGCGCCGGGCAGCGTCGCATCCTCGACGAGCTGCTCGGCGACCCCGCGCTCACCGCAGGCCAGGTCGCCACCCTCCAGCAGACGATCGCGCGATGCGGCGCCGTCGACGAGGTCGAGACGATCATCTCCGCGCAGCTCGAGCGCGCATACGCCGCCCTCGACGACGCACCCGTCGACGACGCGGCGAAGGCCGAGCTCCGAGCGCTCGGCGCCTCGGTCACCCGCCGATCGAGCTGAGCCCCGTTTCGGGGGCGGGCCCGCCGCACGAGTCGAGCGAGACCGCGCAGGTCAGGCGAGCGCCTGCGCGACCCGGCGCACCTCGCTCTTGCGACCCGAGCGCAGGGCCTCGATCGGCGTCGTGCCCAGGCTGTCGTCCACCGCCAGCAGCCACTCGAGCGACTCGTCATCGGTGAAGCCCGCATCGGCGAGCACGATCGCGGTGCCGTGCAGCTCGGGCAGCGGTGCGTCGTCGCGCAGGAACGCGGCCGGCACCTTCAGCACCCCGTCGACGCGGGCTGCGAGCAGGTAGCGGTCGGCGATCAGCCGGCGCACGCGGCTCGGGCTCTGGCCAAGGAGTTCGACGAGGTCGGGTACGGTCAGCCACTCGGTCGCGGGTGCTTCGGTCACGATCCAAGCCTGCCATGACCCGCGGCCGGTCGGGAAGCGGTCGGATGCCTCGCTCGAGCCCGTCCGGTCCGGCCGGTCGGGGCGACCCGCGCCGAGGTCGTTGACTCGTCCCGGCCGCTGTGCGAGCGTGACGCCTGGCACGACATCGCAAGGGGGGACGATGGAGGGTCGGAGACACCCGCGCCGACGCGGAACCGTCGGGTCGGGCGAGGCGAGCGAGGCCGAGCCGCGACGGCTTCGACGC
Proteins encoded in this window:
- the rsmH gene encoding 16S rRNA (cytosine(1402)-N(4))-methyltransferase RsmH, which gives rise to MDIERIHTPVMLERTVELLTPAIDHDGAVLVDATLGMGGHARALLERFTGLTVIGLDRDLDALAIARERLAPFGDRARFVHTVYDGIGRAIRREGYDEVDGVLMDLGVSSLQLDRAERGFAYSKDAPLDMRMDSSRGRTAADVIAEASEDDLRRIFLDYGEEKLAARYARAIVRARADHPITRSAELVAIITDATPVAVQRQGHPAKRVFQALRIEVNEELSVLERAVPAALDALQVGGRIVVLAYQSLEDRIVKRAFQAASTSTAPAGLPMELPEHRPRFKLLVRGAELASEAEQAENPRAKPVRLRAAERVRRPS
- the mraZ gene encoding division/cell wall cluster transcriptional repressor MraZ; protein product: MFLGTYEPKLDEKGRVILPAKFRDELSNGLVLTRGQERCVYVFSAREFESMSDKIRQAPVTSKQARDYMRVFLSGASAETPDKQNRVIIPATLRAYAGLERDLAVIGAGSRVEIWNAQAWQTYLAEQEAAFAETAEEVIPGLF
- a CDS encoding DUF3040 domain-containing protein, with amino-acid sequence MPLSEQEQRLLEEMERNLYRNDADFVAAVGGRGRPNYRSIVLGILLALLGVGGLIAGVALQLLIVGIIGFALMFAGVLIAITPGKRSAAGASPAGPPPSSSGTRGQRGFMDRLNDRWDRRQEGGE
- a CDS encoding polyprenyl synthetase family protein, which gives rise to MANGSRLVDLVQTRIEEFLADRGSILVDISPDLGAPLDFSRRFLSGGKRFRARFCHAGWRAAAGPADLDPAPVVAAAAALELFHAAALVHDDLIDNSDTRRGAPSAHRLFERLHADSGWNGDAAEYGRAAAILLGDLILGWSDELLDEALSLLDDRTAARLARAEFMRMRTEVAAGQYLDILEERAWSTRGEHAQRELAERVVVYKSAKYSIVAPLRIGAAIGGSAPIVADALADFGLPLGVAFQLRDDLLGVYGDPALTGKPAGDDLREGKRTLLVAIARERLGAGQRRILDELLGDPALTAGQVATLQQTIARCGAVDEVETIISAQLERAYAALDDAPVDDAAKAELRALGASVTRRSS
- a CDS encoding Rv2175c family DNA-binding protein: MTEAPATEWLTVPDLVELLGQSPSRVRRLIADRYLLAARVDGVLKVPAAFLRDDAPLPELHGTAIVLADAGFTDDESLEWLLAVDDSLGTTPIEALRSGRKSEVRRVAQALA